The proteins below come from a single Bacteroidales bacterium genomic window:
- a CDS encoding type II toxin-antitoxin system HipA family toxin — protein MFKPVQVVEVYFESSRVGRLALAPDRHCLFEYDQAWISTGFSISPFYLPLKGGVFTARAEPFDGLFGVFNDSLPDGWGRLLIDRWLISQGVNPAGLSVLDRLCLVGSNGMGALTFRPDYSLEREETMHQLDFYAAEVEKILNDDYSGSLDELVKKAGTSGGARPKVLVNIDGHAWLVKFMASIDPVNVGKTEYEYSLLAKKCGIEMPETRLFEGRYFGARRFDLEEDKRIHVHSASGLLYASYRLPSLDYTGLMKATL, from the coding sequence ATGTTTAAGCCGGTGCAGGTAGTTGAAGTTTACTTTGAAAGCAGCCGGGTGGGGAGGCTTGCCCTGGCGCCCGACCGGCATTGTCTATTTGAGTATGATCAGGCATGGATAAGTACTGGCTTTTCAATTTCGCCCTTTTACCTGCCCCTTAAGGGCGGGGTATTTACAGCCAGGGCTGAGCCTTTCGATGGATTGTTTGGAGTATTTAATGATAGTTTGCCTGATGGATGGGGCAGATTGCTGATCGACCGCTGGTTGATCAGCCAGGGAGTTAATCCTGCCGGGCTTTCGGTACTGGACCGGCTTTGCCTGGTGGGAAGCAATGGGATGGGAGCCCTGACCTTCCGTCCGGACTATAGCCTCGAAAGGGAAGAAACAATGCATCAGCTCGACTTTTACGCGGCCGAAGTTGAGAAAATACTCAATGATGATTATTCGGGTTCGCTGGATGAGCTGGTAAAAAAAGCCGGCACCTCGGGTGGGGCCAGGCCCAAGGTATTGGTGAATATTGATGGCCATGCCTGGCTGGTGAAATTCATGGCTTCGATTGATCCGGTAAATGTGGGTAAAACCGAATATGAATATTCCCTGCTGGCTAAAAAGTGTGGCATAGAAATGCCGGAAACCCGGTTGTTCGAAGGCCGGTATTTCGGTGCCCGGCGATTCGATCTGGAAGAAGATAAAAGGATACATGTGCATTCTGCATCAGGGTTATTGTATGCCAGTTACCGTTTACCTTCCTTAGATTATACCGGTCTCATGAAAGCCACGCTG
- a CDS encoding helix-turn-helix transcriptional regulator, with the protein MSKIVSDNDSVLDAFNPHAIAMGLAFRMRERRLELNLTQQTLAGKSGVSLGTLKRFENSYEISLRHLLMLAVVLDATEEFLLLFTKRQYESIDEVMKASVVKKRQRGKRNV; encoded by the coding sequence ATGTCTAAAATAGTATCTGATAATGATTCTGTGCTGGATGCTTTTAACCCACATGCCATTGCAATGGGCTTAGCTTTCAGGATGAGGGAGAGGCGGCTTGAGCTTAACCTCACCCAGCAGACACTGGCCGGAAAGTCGGGTGTGAGCCTGGGTACCCTGAAACGCTTTGAAAACAGTTATGAAATATCCCTCAGGCATCTTTTAATGCTGGCAGTTGTATTGGATGCCACAGAGGAATTTTTATTGTTGTTCACGAAACGGCAATACGAAAGCATCGATGAAGTGATGAAAGCTTCAGTAGTGAAAAAGCGGCAAAGGGGGAAGCGGAATGTTTAA